From the genome of Psychrobacter sp. M13:
CTTGCAGCATGGTAAATTTATATAAGTCATTATCAAGTAAGGATGTGATAATAGGAGGATAAACTATAGGGTTGGATGTAGCTGTCATGCTGAAACCTTAAAATAATAAAAGCAAAAATGAGAAAATTGGTAAAAAAAACAGAGGTAGTATTTATAATTTTAAAATCAATAAAGCGCCATTAGCATTAGTGAACGCCCAGTATAAGCAAATAGTATAACCAAATTCGCGCTTCGTTGTTGCTTTCACTACTTATTACAAACACTTTCTATTGTGATACTAGCGCTCATATCAATAGCAGTAGACAATGACGTCTATAGTAAAATTTGCTAAAATATAATGTCTTTTTACGATATTTATTAATTATTTATTTAAAAGTCACTTATTTAGAACCTACTTATTTTGAGAATTAAATTATGGCAAAAAATGCCCTGCAAGCGCAGCTGTTAAAAGCTGGATTAGTCGATAGTAAAAAAGCGAACAAGATAAGCAAACAATCTCAACATGCTAAGCGCACAGGGGATGCCTCCAACATTGAGGCCAAAAAAGCATTAGCCGAGGCGCAGGCAAAAAAGGTCGCTAAGGATCAGCAACTTAATCATGAAAAGCAGCAGCTTCTGGAGCAAAAAACCTTACATGCTAATATTATTCAAATGATAAAACAGCATCAGCTCACAAACACTCAGGGCGAGGTCAGTTATCAGTTTGTCGATAATAGCAAAATCAAAAAGCTCTATGTCACCCAGAAGCTCTATGAGCAAATAGTTGCAGGTCATGTGGTTATTGCGCGCTTAGAAGATAATAGCAGCTTAGACAACCCTCTGAATTATGCCCTACTACCGCGGCCACTAGCCGATCGTATTGAGTCCAAATTGACAGGATTCATAGTAGTGTCGAATGATAAGTCAGATATCGAGCTGGAGGAAGATGATCCTTATGCCGCTTATGTGATTCCAGATGATTTGATGTGGTAGTTTTCCTAATCGAATGAGCATGTACGCTAATGCTTAGCACTCATAAACTGCGCAACGTAATCATCCGCAGGCGTGTCACGTAATTGCGCAGGGGTACCCGTCTGTACTAAGCGCCCGCCATTCAAGATACTAATACGCTGACCGACTTTGACTGCTTCGTCGATATCATGAGTGATAAAAACAATGGTTTTATGCAGGCGCTCTTGCAGCTCTAATAGCTGATCTTGCAATTGATTGCGAATAAGGGGATCCAGCGCGGAAAACGCCTCATCCATTAGCAGTATAGGGGTATCTGTAGCCAAAGCACGCGCCAGCCCTACCCGCTGCTGCATCCCACCTGATAACTCATCGGGATAGCTTTGCTCTAGATTTGGCAAGCCAACTTCGTTTAGCCAATGCCGAGCAATCTCATGACGCTCGCTGACACTCATTTTGCGCACTCGTAG
Proteins encoded in this window:
- a CDS encoding DUF2058 domain-containing protein encodes the protein MAKNALQAQLLKAGLVDSKKANKISKQSQHAKRTGDASNIEAKKALAEAQAKKVAKDQQLNHEKQQLLEQKTLHANIIQMIKQHQLTNTQGEVSYQFVDNSKIKKLYVTQKLYEQIVAGHVVIARLEDNSSLDNPLNYALLPRPLADRIESKLTGFIVVSNDKSDIELEEDDPYAAYVIPDDLMW